One genomic segment of Pleurodeles waltl isolate 20211129_DDA chromosome 11, aPleWal1.hap1.20221129, whole genome shotgun sequence includes these proteins:
- the PGAM5 gene encoding serine/threonine-protein phosphatase PGAM5, mitochondrial isoform X2, protein MSSFCFHGRRRFRVQQSLFSFHAAGSVRSSDAPRSPVDCPCGRSVPPLARPPPAMSFRRALHLACGLAGGSAALLTAVAVVKKPWAADAEPAPPAPKASEPPGRGGWDNNWDRFATQTTGSSTDTPDAAVWGLREPLSLINLRKRNEETGEEELASKLNKHKAKATRHIFLVRHSQYKLDGRADADRTLTLLGREQAEMTGQRLASLGFKYDHIVHSSMTRAAETTDIISKYLPGVKKTSTDLLREGAPIPPDPPISHWKPDAVYYEDGARIEAAFRRFIHRADAKQEKDSYEVFICHANVIRYIVCRALQFPPEGWLRMSLNNGSITYLVIHPNGRVALRVLGETGFMPPEKITRT, encoded by the exons ATGTCCTCTTTCTGTTTCCATGGCCGCCGGCGCTTCCGGGTGCAGCAGTCCCTCTTCAGTTTCCATGCCGCCGGCTCCGTACGCAGCAGCGACGCTCCCAGGTCTCCGGTAGATTGTCCCTGCGGGCGCTCCGTCCCTCCTCTCGCTCGACCTCCTCCGGCAATGTCGTTCCGTCGCGCGCTGCACCTGGCCTGCGGCCTGGCCGGGGGGTCGGCGGCCCTGCTCACCGCCGTGGCCGTGGTGAAGAAGCCGTGGGCAGCGGATGCCGAACCGGCACCGCCGGCCCCGAAAGCCTCGGAGCCGCCCGGGAGAGGAGGCTGGGATAACAACTGGGACAG gTTTGCCACCCAAACTACCGGCTCTAGTACAGACACCCCCGATGCAGCGGTTTGGGGCTT GCGTGAGCCTTTGTCGCTCATCAACCTCCGGAAGAGAAATGAGGAAACTGGAGAGGAGGAGCTGGCCTCAAAACTCAACAAGCACAAGGCCAAAGCAACCAGACACATTTTTCTCGTCCGTCACTCCCAGTACAAACTGGATGGGCGTGCTGATGCAGACCGGACGCTGACACTTCTGG GTCGTGAGCAGGCTGAAATGACAGGCCAAAGACTGGCCAGTTTGGGGTTTAAATATGACCATATAGTTCACTCCTCCATGACCAGAGCAGCAGAGACTACAGATATAATCAGCAAGTACCTGCCAG GTGTGAAGAAAACCAGCACAGACCTGCTGAGAGAGGGTGCCCCAATCCCACCAGACCCCCCTATTTCTCATTGGAAGCCAGATGCTGTG TACTACGAGGACGGCGCCCGTATCGAGGCTGCGTTTCGGCGCTTCATTCACAGAGCAGACGCCAAGCAGGAGAAAGACAGCTACGAGGTCTTCATTTGCCACGCCAATGTCATCCGCTACATCGTTTGCAG GGCTTTGCAGTTCCCACCGGAGGGCTGGCTTCGGATGTCCCTGAACAATGGCAGCATTACTTACCTGGTGATTCATCCAAATGGACGGGTGGCCCTCCGAGTGCTCGGGGAGACTGGGTTCATGCCTCCCGAGAAAATCACCCGTACGTGA
- the PGAM5 gene encoding serine/threonine-protein phosphatase PGAM5, mitochondrial isoform X3 yields the protein MSSFCFHGRRRFRVQQSLFSFHAAGSVRSSDAPRSPVDCPCGRSVPPLARPPPAMSFRRALHLACGLAGGSAALLTAVAVVKKPWAADAEPAPPAPKASEPPGRGGWDNNWDRREPLSLINLRKRNEETGEEELASKLNKHKAKATRHIFLVRHSQYKLDGRADADRTLTLLGREQAEMTGQRLASLGFKYDHIVHSSMTRAAETTDIISKYLPGVKKTSTDLLREGAPIPPDPPISHWKPDAVQYYEDGARIEAAFRRFIHRADAKQEKDSYEVFICHANVIRYIVCRALQFPPEGWLRMSLNNGSITYLVIHPNGRVALRVLGETGFMPPEKITRT from the exons ATGTCCTCTTTCTGTTTCCATGGCCGCCGGCGCTTCCGGGTGCAGCAGTCCCTCTTCAGTTTCCATGCCGCCGGCTCCGTACGCAGCAGCGACGCTCCCAGGTCTCCGGTAGATTGTCCCTGCGGGCGCTCCGTCCCTCCTCTCGCTCGACCTCCTCCGGCAATGTCGTTCCGTCGCGCGCTGCACCTGGCCTGCGGCCTGGCCGGGGGGTCGGCGGCCCTGCTCACCGCCGTGGCCGTGGTGAAGAAGCCGTGGGCAGCGGATGCCGAACCGGCACCGCCGGCCCCGAAAGCCTCGGAGCCGCCCGGGAGAGGAGGCTGGGATAACAACTGGGACAG GCGTGAGCCTTTGTCGCTCATCAACCTCCGGAAGAGAAATGAGGAAACTGGAGAGGAGGAGCTGGCCTCAAAACTCAACAAGCACAAGGCCAAAGCAACCAGACACATTTTTCTCGTCCGTCACTCCCAGTACAAACTGGATGGGCGTGCTGATGCAGACCGGACGCTGACACTTCTGG GTCGTGAGCAGGCTGAAATGACAGGCCAAAGACTGGCCAGTTTGGGGTTTAAATATGACCATATAGTTCACTCCTCCATGACCAGAGCAGCAGAGACTACAGATATAATCAGCAAGTACCTGCCAG GTGTGAAGAAAACCAGCACAGACCTGCTGAGAGAGGGTGCCCCAATCCCACCAGACCCCCCTATTTCTCATTGGAAGCCAGATGCTGTG CAGTACTACGAGGACGGCGCCCGTATCGAGGCTGCGTTTCGGCGCTTCATTCACAGAGCAGACGCCAAGCAGGAGAAAGACAGCTACGAGGTCTTCATTTGCCACGCCAATGTCATCCGCTACATCGTTTGCAG GGCTTTGCAGTTCCCACCGGAGGGCTGGCTTCGGATGTCCCTGAACAATGGCAGCATTACTTACCTGGTGATTCATCCAAATGGACGGGTGGCCCTCCGAGTGCTCGGGGAGACTGGGTTCATGCCTCCCGAGAAAATCACCCGTACGTGA
- the PGAM5 gene encoding serine/threonine-protein phosphatase PGAM5, mitochondrial isoform X4 gives MSSFCFHGRRRFRVQQSLFSFHAAGSVRSSDAPRSPVDCPCGRSVPPLARPPPAMSFRRALHLACGLAGGSAALLTAVAVVKKPWAADAEPAPPAPKASEPPGRGGWDNNWDRREPLSLINLRKRNEETGEEELASKLNKHKAKATRHIFLVRHSQYKLDGRADADRTLTLLGREQAEMTGQRLASLGFKYDHIVHSSMTRAAETTDIISKYLPGVKKTSTDLLREGAPIPPDPPISHWKPDAVYYEDGARIEAAFRRFIHRADAKQEKDSYEVFICHANVIRYIVCRALQFPPEGWLRMSLNNGSITYLVIHPNGRVALRVLGETGFMPPEKITRT, from the exons ATGTCCTCTTTCTGTTTCCATGGCCGCCGGCGCTTCCGGGTGCAGCAGTCCCTCTTCAGTTTCCATGCCGCCGGCTCCGTACGCAGCAGCGACGCTCCCAGGTCTCCGGTAGATTGTCCCTGCGGGCGCTCCGTCCCTCCTCTCGCTCGACCTCCTCCGGCAATGTCGTTCCGTCGCGCGCTGCACCTGGCCTGCGGCCTGGCCGGGGGGTCGGCGGCCCTGCTCACCGCCGTGGCCGTGGTGAAGAAGCCGTGGGCAGCGGATGCCGAACCGGCACCGCCGGCCCCGAAAGCCTCGGAGCCGCCCGGGAGAGGAGGCTGGGATAACAACTGGGACAG GCGTGAGCCTTTGTCGCTCATCAACCTCCGGAAGAGAAATGAGGAAACTGGAGAGGAGGAGCTGGCCTCAAAACTCAACAAGCACAAGGCCAAAGCAACCAGACACATTTTTCTCGTCCGTCACTCCCAGTACAAACTGGATGGGCGTGCTGATGCAGACCGGACGCTGACACTTCTGG GTCGTGAGCAGGCTGAAATGACAGGCCAAAGACTGGCCAGTTTGGGGTTTAAATATGACCATATAGTTCACTCCTCCATGACCAGAGCAGCAGAGACTACAGATATAATCAGCAAGTACCTGCCAG GTGTGAAGAAAACCAGCACAGACCTGCTGAGAGAGGGTGCCCCAATCCCACCAGACCCCCCTATTTCTCATTGGAAGCCAGATGCTGTG TACTACGAGGACGGCGCCCGTATCGAGGCTGCGTTTCGGCGCTTCATTCACAGAGCAGACGCCAAGCAGGAGAAAGACAGCTACGAGGTCTTCATTTGCCACGCCAATGTCATCCGCTACATCGTTTGCAG GGCTTTGCAGTTCCCACCGGAGGGCTGGCTTCGGATGTCCCTGAACAATGGCAGCATTACTTACCTGGTGATTCATCCAAATGGACGGGTGGCCCTCCGAGTGCTCGGGGAGACTGGGTTCATGCCTCCCGAGAAAATCACCCGTACGTGA
- the PGAM5 gene encoding serine/threonine-protein phosphatase PGAM5, mitochondrial isoform X1, whose amino-acid sequence MSSFCFHGRRRFRVQQSLFSFHAAGSVRSSDAPRSPVDCPCGRSVPPLARPPPAMSFRRALHLACGLAGGSAALLTAVAVVKKPWAADAEPAPPAPKASEPPGRGGWDNNWDRFATQTTGSSTDTPDAAVWGLREPLSLINLRKRNEETGEEELASKLNKHKAKATRHIFLVRHSQYKLDGRADADRTLTLLGREQAEMTGQRLASLGFKYDHIVHSSMTRAAETTDIISKYLPGVKKTSTDLLREGAPIPPDPPISHWKPDAVQYYEDGARIEAAFRRFIHRADAKQEKDSYEVFICHANVIRYIVCRALQFPPEGWLRMSLNNGSITYLVIHPNGRVALRVLGETGFMPPEKITRT is encoded by the exons ATGTCCTCTTTCTGTTTCCATGGCCGCCGGCGCTTCCGGGTGCAGCAGTCCCTCTTCAGTTTCCATGCCGCCGGCTCCGTACGCAGCAGCGACGCTCCCAGGTCTCCGGTAGATTGTCCCTGCGGGCGCTCCGTCCCTCCTCTCGCTCGACCTCCTCCGGCAATGTCGTTCCGTCGCGCGCTGCACCTGGCCTGCGGCCTGGCCGGGGGGTCGGCGGCCCTGCTCACCGCCGTGGCCGTGGTGAAGAAGCCGTGGGCAGCGGATGCCGAACCGGCACCGCCGGCCCCGAAAGCCTCGGAGCCGCCCGGGAGAGGAGGCTGGGATAACAACTGGGACAG gTTTGCCACCCAAACTACCGGCTCTAGTACAGACACCCCCGATGCAGCGGTTTGGGGCTT GCGTGAGCCTTTGTCGCTCATCAACCTCCGGAAGAGAAATGAGGAAACTGGAGAGGAGGAGCTGGCCTCAAAACTCAACAAGCACAAGGCCAAAGCAACCAGACACATTTTTCTCGTCCGTCACTCCCAGTACAAACTGGATGGGCGTGCTGATGCAGACCGGACGCTGACACTTCTGG GTCGTGAGCAGGCTGAAATGACAGGCCAAAGACTGGCCAGTTTGGGGTTTAAATATGACCATATAGTTCACTCCTCCATGACCAGAGCAGCAGAGACTACAGATATAATCAGCAAGTACCTGCCAG GTGTGAAGAAAACCAGCACAGACCTGCTGAGAGAGGGTGCCCCAATCCCACCAGACCCCCCTATTTCTCATTGGAAGCCAGATGCTGTG CAGTACTACGAGGACGGCGCCCGTATCGAGGCTGCGTTTCGGCGCTTCATTCACAGAGCAGACGCCAAGCAGGAGAAAGACAGCTACGAGGTCTTCATTTGCCACGCCAATGTCATCCGCTACATCGTTTGCAG GGCTTTGCAGTTCCCACCGGAGGGCTGGCTTCGGATGTCCCTGAACAATGGCAGCATTACTTACCTGGTGATTCATCCAAATGGACGGGTGGCCCTCCGAGTGCTCGGGGAGACTGGGTTCATGCCTCCCGAGAAAATCACCCGTACGTGA